The Gammaproteobacteria bacterium genome includes the window AAAGATATCTGGCCGAAAACTTCTTGGCCTTTTTGAAGCGCGACTATCGTCGAGTTGCAGAATTGCATGTCGAATCCGGCTGGGTGCCGCCGGGAACGCGTGTTGACGAATTTGAATTCGCGATCCGTACCGTCTGCGAGCCACTCTTCGAGCGTCCCCTGAAGGAGATCTCATTTGGTCGTCTGTTGTTTGGGCTATTTCAAACAGCGCGGCGCTTTAATATGGAGATTCTCCCTCAACTGATCCTGTTGCAAAAGACGCTGGTAAACATTGAAGGTCTCGGTCGGCAGCTTTACCCCGACTTGGACCTATGGCAGACGGCTAGGCCCCTGCTCGAGCGATGGATGGGTAAACGCGTAGGTGTGCGGGGTCTCGTGAAGAGCACACGGGAAAATTTTCCCTTATGGGTCGAAAAGTTGCCGGATTTGCCGAATAAATTGATTGACCTGGTCGAGCGTGCGAGGAATGGGAAACTTCAAGTGGAGTGGCATTCGACAGAAATCGAAAGGCTGCGCCGGGAGATTCGGCAGACAAACCGCCGAAGTGTCCTGACCATCATTGCATCAGCGTTTATCATCAGCGCCGCCCTAGTGTTCGCTCTCGATGGATTTACACCGACGATGTTGGGGAGTGCTCCGGTCTTGACCTGGCTATTGGGAGGTCTGGGTGTGCTGATGTTGCTTGCCGCGTCTAGCGATATGTAATTGCGGCAGTCTTATGGCCTGACCAGCGCGCGTTCCACTTCGTCACGCTTGGCCTTGCCCGTGAGCGCCTCAATCAGGGCGAGGGCAAAATCCATCGCGGTACCCGGGCCTCGCGAGGTGATGACCTTACCGTCTCTGACTACGGCGTCCCCTGATACCAGCTGCGCTTGGTGGTTGACACTATCCAGACTGCCCGGGTAGGCGGTCGCTTTCTTGCCCCGCAACAGTCCTGCATTGGCTAACACCTTCGGAGCCGCACAGATGGCGGCAGTGAATCTTTCACTGTTCGCCATCTTCTTGAGGAGTTCCTTCACGCGCGGATCTTCGTCGAGGTTGTCCGCTCCGAGTAAGCCCCCCGGCAGTACAACCATGTCGTAGTCTCGCGTCAGTGCCTCGTCGAGATTTGTGTCAGGCATAATTCTTACGCCGTGGCTCGCTCTCACGAGTTGATCATCGAGGCCAGCAGTGACGACATCGATACCTGCGCGTCGCAGGATATCGACAATGGTGACCGCCTCTAATTCTTCGCATCCATCTGCGAGCGGGACAAGGACAGTTGCCATTCTGTGTCGCTCCGTGTGCGATAAGCGATCATCTCCCTCAGGCTCACCAGATGGACCCCATAGTCGCTGAGTGATGGGAGCACCCTGGACAATACCGCGATCGTTTTGGGATGCGGGTGAGCGATGGCAAGCGCAGTGCCTTGCTGCTTAGCGAGCGCAACCAGTCGCTCAAACTGGGCGTTAATGTGTGTTGCATCCTGAACATTATCGAGGAAGACATCTCGCGTTAGATTGGGTACATGGTTCCGCCTGGCGATATCCGCTGCAACCGTGTATGGAGTGGTTCGGCTGTCAACGAAGAAGTAGCCATGTTCCCGGATAGTTTCGATCAGCCATTGCATGGGTCCTGGGTGGCGGGTTAGAAGGCTGCCCATGTGGTTGTTGATGCCGGTTGCGAGTGGCACCGACATCATGGCGCGTTGTAGTGTATCAACGAACTGGGTGTGGCTCATCTCGATTGTCAAGGCACTCGGTTCGAGCAAATGATTACCGCTAGTGGATTGCATCGGCATATGCAGGAGCACCTCTTTACCTTTCCTCGATGCTTCGAGGGCTAATTCGTTGCCGTTCGGCGAAAAAGGAAGGATGCTGTAGGCCAATGGTCCGGGGAGTGCAATGGCTTCCCGTCCCTCATGGAGTCCATAGCCCATGTCGTCGATGATGATGCTAATTTGTGGGCGCGCCCCATTGTCGTATTCGGCGCCTTGGATGCCCAGCCCTGATATTAAACCAACGCAGACAGCGAGTCCCCTGACGGGCAGACTCAGCCGCGACCGACGATTCTTTATTGGCAAGGTCAAGTGGATTTTCGATTGAGTATGGCGAGTCCCTTCAATAGGTTGAGCGCTTCATACAGCTCGTAGTCCGTCGTTGCAAGCGACTCTGTGCTCTCATCTGCGGATGCCGGGGACTCGACGTCAGTTTTCTCGCTGTCTTTCTGGTCACTCTCCGTATCGTGGTTCTGAAGATGTCTCGCAAGATTCGATTCCTTGACTGTTGGTATGGCATCCTCGTCCGCTTCAGCGAGCTTAATTTTGCCAAGCTTAATATCTGGGGTGATTCCTTCGGCTTGTATGGAACGCCCGGCCGGGGTGTAGTAACGGGCGGTCGTCAGCTTTAATGCAGCACTATTATTCATTGGCAAGATGGTCTGCACTGAACCTTTACCAAAAGTTTGACTGCCGATAATCAGGGCGCGTTTATGATCCTGGAGCGCACCAGCTACAATCTCCGATGCGGAGGCCGAGCCCTCATTAACGAGGACAACCAATGGAGCGCCTTTCAAAAAGTCTGGGGGCCTTGCATTGAATTTCAATTCAGAGTCTTTGACACGACCCTCGGTATAGACGATCAGACCTTTAACGAGAAAAACATCGGAGACGGCGACGGCAGCGCTCAGGATCCCGCCAGGGTTATTGCGAAGGTCCAGAACCAATCCTTCCAGCTCCCCGCCGTTTTCTTTTTTGAGTGCGCTGAGTTCCTCGCGTAGATGCTCACCGGTAGCCGCCTGAAAGTGTGATACCCGAATGTAGCCGAACCCCGGCTCAAGGGTACGGCCCTTCACACTCTGTACCGTGATGATTGCCCGAGTGATCTTAATCGTAAGCGGCTTATCCTCGTCCTCCCTCACGATCGTCAGAGTAATATCTGTACCAGGGGCCCCGCGCATACTCTTGACTGCCTCATTCAAGCTGAGTCCCTTCACAGGGGTATCGTCTAAACGAATGATCAAATCCCCGGCCTTGATACCAGCCCGCTGGGCCGGCGTGTCATCGATGGGGGCAATGACCTTGACGAAACCATCCTCCATGCTGACCTCAATCCCGAGTCCCCCGAACTCGCCCGTCGTTCCTTCCTGAAGTTCCTTGTAGGCTTCCTCATCAAGGTAATCGGAATGTGGATCCAGCCCGGCCAGCATGCCACGGATCGCGTTCTCTAAGAGGGCCGAATCTTCAACCGGTTCCACATAATCGTTTTTTATCTTGGCGAAAACCTCGGTAAAGGTGCGGAGTTCATCCAAAGGCAGTGATTTGGCATCTTTGTTGGTATTTTGTTCAACGTCACTCTCACCAATGGCAATTTGCACCCCAAGCACGAGTCCGAGGATTAGAATCAATATGTTTCGCGCCACAGAATTCATTGAGTTCACTCCATGCATAGTATTTGGAGCCAGTTCTGGCCTAATTCACGGGGGTTAGCCGTTTGCTGAAGGCTCTCTTGGCCTGACGCCGTAGCCGATGGCAAGGCCCAGATCGGCACGGGCAACGCTAAAGCATACAAGTGCGAGGCATAGGGTGACAAGTTATCTATCGGGCTTGACGGCTGCGGCGGCACCACAATGCAGGATTCTGGGGCTCACCCTCGTGCCTGATCTCGAAATAGAGGCCGTTGTTAGTCTGCCCGCCGGTGTTACCCACGCTTGCGATGACCTCGCCAGCCTCAACCCAGTCTCCTACGGATTTGTAGAGGCTCTGGTTGTGTCCATAGACGCTCATGTACCCCTCCCCGTGGTCGATGATGATCAGGAGGCCTAAAGTCCGGAACCAATCCGCGAATACGACACGGCCATGATTGATTGCTTGTAGCTCCTCGCCAGGGCGTGCGCTGATGAAAACGCCTTGCCATTTGAGCGAGGCTTCTTTTTTCGGGCTGCCAAAACGGATCACGAGTTTGCCGTCTACAGGCCAAGTGAGTTTGCCTTTCAGCGTTGCGAACGGCTCCACATCGTCAAGCGGTTCGAGTGGCGCGGGCGCGACCTCGCCCAATGATTCGACCAGCGCTTCCAAGCGGCGCTCATCCTTTCGGTGTCGTTCAAGCTCCTCTCCATGCCGGTCTAATTCTTGGTGCAGCCGAGCAATAAGCCGTTTCCTCGATGCCCGGTAGGCTGTGATCTTATCGATGCTTTCAAGTTGCTCGACCTTAAGGTCTTGTAATGCTTGCGCCTCAAGCTTGATCGATTCTTCAATGGCGCTGATAGCGCCGAGCTTTTCTTTCGCCAGTGCGATCCGCTGGGTCCTGGCCCGATTGTGATATTCATAGTAGATGAGCACCCGCCCCATAGCAGACGGATCTTGCTGGTTGAGTAACAACTTCAGAAAGTCATGCTGTCCCATCATGTACGCTGCGCGAATTTGCTGTGCCAGCTGGTCGCGCTCACTAATAATTTTGGCTTGGTTCGCACGCCTCGATCGTTCTAGATCTTCCAACGTTACGAGCTTTTCTTTTATTGAGCGTTCTATTTCCTCCAATCGCTTGGCGGCCTTGCCAATGGCCACCTCGGTGTCGCGGAGTTGCTTGTAAACGGAATCTGCTTTGGCTTGTGTCGTATCCAGCTCACGCTGGACGCCTTCGATGCGAGAGCGCAGCGTTTCCAGCTCAGTGGTTTTCTCGTTATCTGTTGGTGGCGCGGCCGCCCCGACGGCTGTGAGGCATAAGGAGAAAGTAACAGATTGCCAGACGGGCAGAAAAGCTGGGGGCATCCAGCGACGTTTCGGCATAAGCGCGCGGACTGAGCCTAATTCCCGATGGTTGCCTCGGCAGGGTACTCCACAAGGTGTACAAGGTTGTGTCCGGTCATCTCCGCCGGTTTTTCCAGCCCCATCAAGTGGAGCATGGTCGGTGCAATATCCGACAATGCCCCGGTCGTTGGTAATATGTCGGCGGCGCGGCCAACATAGATCAGGGGAACCGGATTGCTTGTGTGCGCAGTATGTGGTTGACCACGCGCCTTCTCCGTCGTGAACCCCCGCATCTGTTCAGCGTTGCCATGGTCAGCTGTGATTAACAGCTCGCCGCCGACCTTTTGAGTCGCATCCACGATCTTTCCGAGGCAGTCATCGATGGCTTCGACGGCCTTGACTGTCGCGTTGAAGTCTCCTGAATGGCCGACCAAGTCGGCATTTGCGAAGTTGCAAATGATGGCATCGTATCGGCGATTATCAATGGCCTCAACCAATCGGGTCGTGATTTGATTGGCACTCATCTCCGGCTTGAGATCGTATGTGGAGACGCGAGGTGACGGGATAAGTATACGGTCCTCACCCGGAAACTCCCGTTCCTCGCCTCCGTCAAAAAAATACGTGACATGGGCATACTTTTCTGTTTCTGCGATCCGCAATTGTCGAAGGCCAAACTTTGAAATGTATTCGCCGAAAACGTTCCTGAGCGTTTCTGGGGGGAACGCCACTGGAATATCATAGTCCGCACTGTATGCAGTGAGACTGATAAATGCGCCAAGTTGCGGCGTATGGTCACGCGGAAAGTAGTCAAAGTTTGGTTCAATGAAGGCTTGGGTCAACTGCCGTGCACGGTCCGCACGGTAATTTGCGAATATGACGATATCACCGTCTTGAACACTAATGGGGCGCTCCCCACTGGGGACAATGGCGGTTGATTTCACAAATTCATCCGTCTCACCCCGCCCATAAGCTATGTCCAGCGCAATCAATGGATCCTCCGATCGATAGTCCGCTTTACCCTGGCTGATGAGATCGTATGTGTACAGCGTCCGCGCCCAGCGCTTGTCTCTGTCCATAGCAAAGTAACGCCCGATTAGCGAAGCGATGCGGCCGCTCCCCAGTTTCGAAAAATGCATCTGGGCTTGTTGGATGGATTCGGCCGCACTCTTTGGTGGTCTGTCGCGCCCGTCGAGAAAGGCATGGAGATAGACCTTTTCCACACCGCGCCGAGCTGCGATCTCCATGATGGCGAAAATGTGATCTTCGTGGCTGTGTACACCCCCGGGGGATAGCAAGCCGATGACGTGCACGGCATGTTGGGTGGTAGCAGCTTTATCAATCGCGTCTGTAAGCACTTTATTTTTGAAGAACGAGTCGTCGTCAATCGCGCGGGAAATACGGCTGAATTCCTGATCGACAATTCGACCCGCACCAATGTGCATGTGCCCAACCTCGGAATTTCCCATCTGGTTATCGGGCAAGCCAACGTCCACCCCGGAGCAAAGCAACAGCGTGTGCGGATATTCTTCCCACAGGCTCTCCCAAACGGGTGTGTTGGCGCTATGGATGGCGTTGTATAAGGTGTTTTCGCTGTAGCCCCACCCGTCAAGCACGATCAGAACGATGGGTCTGCGGCGCGTGGTCATAGGCCTAAGGTCGGCGGTTGTGTCGCTTGCTTTAGCAGTGGTGGGTGCCAGAGTGTTGATCTATCTGCAATCTGATCGCTTGCAAATACTGGGAGGTGTCACAGCTCGATTAGGTGACTATGCAATCCTCGCAAGCGCTTAGGGCTATTCCTTATATGATGGGTCTTATCGTCACCAACTTATATATAGGGTACCACGAAATGGCCCTTCTCTGACATGCTTAATTTGCCAAATACGTGAGAACCTTCGTGGACAAAAGAGAAATAAATCGTATCATGCGTTGGACTAAATTTGGCGGCAAACTTACTGCCAGCCCATGCAGTATCTCCCGTTAATCACGCGAGCGATTTTTTAATGGACCGTTATATTG containing:
- a CDS encoding S41 family peptidase, which produces MNSVARNILILILGLVLGVQIAIGESDVEQNTNKDAKSLPLDELRTFTEVFAKIKNDYVEPVEDSALLENAIRGMLAGLDPHSDYLDEEAYKELQEGTTGEFGGLGIEVSMEDGFVKVIAPIDDTPAQRAGIKAGDLIIRLDDTPVKGLSLNEAVKSMRGAPGTDITLTIVREDEDKPLTIKITRAIITVQSVKGRTLEPGFGYIRVSHFQAATGEHLREELSALKKENGGELEGLVLDLRNNPGGILSAAVAVSDVFLVKGLIVYTEGRVKDSELKFNARPPDFLKGAPLVVLVNEGSASASEIVAGALQDHKRALIIGSQTFGKGSVQTILPMNNSAALKLTTARYYTPAGRSIQAEGITPDIKLGKIKLAEADEDAIPTVKESNLARHLQNHDTESDQKDSEKTDVESPASADESTESLATTDYELYEALNLLKGLAILNRKST
- a CDS encoding divergent polysaccharide deacetylase family protein; this translates as MTLPIKNRRSRLSLPVRGLAVCVGLISGLGIQGAEYDNGARPQISIIIDDMGYGLHEGREAIALPGPLAYSILPFSPNGNELALEASRKGKEVLLHMPMQSTSGNHLLEPSALTIEMSHTQFVDTLQRAMMSVPLATGINNHMGSLLTRHPGPMQWLIETIREHGYFFVDSRTTPYTVAADIARRNHVPNLTRDVFLDNVQDATHINAQFERLVALAKQQGTALAIAHPHPKTIAVLSRVLPSLSDYGVHLVSLREMIAYRTRSDTEWQLSLSRSQMDAKN
- a CDS encoding peptidoglycan DD-metalloendopeptidase family protein gives rise to the protein MPKRRWMPPAFLPVWQSVTFSLCLTAVGAAAPPTDNEKTTELETLRSRIEGVQRELDTTQAKADSVYKQLRDTEVAIGKAAKRLEEIERSIKEKLVTLEDLERSRRANQAKIISERDQLAQQIRAAYMMGQHDFLKLLLNQQDPSAMGRVLIYYEYHNRARTQRIALAKEKLGAISAIEESIKLEAQALQDLKVEQLESIDKITAYRASRKRLIARLHQELDRHGEELERHRKDERRLEALVESLGEVAPAPLEPLDDVEPFATLKGKLTWPVDGKLVIRFGSPKKEASLKWQGVFISARPGEELQAINHGRVVFADWFRTLGLLIIIDHGEGYMSVYGHNQSLYKSVGDWVEAGEVIASVGNTGGQTNNGLYFEIRHEGEPQNPALWCRRSRQAR
- the gpmI gene encoding 2,3-bisphosphoglycerate-independent phosphoglycerate mutase, whose product is MTTRRRPIVLIVLDGWGYSENTLYNAIHSANTPVWESLWEEYPHTLLLCSGVDVGLPDNQMGNSEVGHMHIGAGRIVDQEFSRISRAIDDDSFFKNKVLTDAIDKAATTQHAVHVIGLLSPGGVHSHEDHIFAIMEIAARRGVEKVYLHAFLDGRDRPPKSAAESIQQAQMHFSKLGSGRIASLIGRYFAMDRDKRWARTLYTYDLISQGKADYRSEDPLIALDIAYGRGETDEFVKSTAIVPSGERPISVQDGDIVIFANYRADRARQLTQAFIEPNFDYFPRDHTPQLGAFISLTAYSADYDIPVAFPPETLRNVFGEYISKFGLRQLRIAETEKYAHVTYFFDGGEEREFPGEDRILIPSPRVSTYDLKPEMSANQITTRLVEAIDNRRYDAIICNFANADLVGHSGDFNATVKAVEAIDDCLGKIVDATQKVGGELLITADHGNAEQMRGFTTEKARGQPHTAHTSNPVPLIYVGRAADILPTTGALSDIAPTMLHLMGLEKPAEMTGHNLVHLVEYPAEATIGN
- a CDS encoding DJ-1/PfpI family protein; protein product: MATVLVPLADGCEELEAVTIVDILRRAGIDVVTAGLDDQLVRASHGVRIMPDTNLDEALTRDYDMVVLPGGLLGADNLDEDPRVKELLKKMANSERFTAAICAAPKVLANAGLLRGKKATAYPGSLDSVNHQAQLVSGDAVVRDGKVITSRGPGTAMDFALALIEALTGKAKRDEVERALVRP